The genomic stretch GATCGTGTGGTAGTGCCCGGAGCGTACCCAGGTGTAGGGCGTGGCGGCCCAGTGCAGGTAGATCGTGGCCGGCATGGTGGGCTTCGCTCCGGATGGCTGTTCAGCCGCCAGTGAATTACTGATTAGACTTGATGGTAATTCAGGATGATGGTGATGAGAAGCACGATCACGTCCCGCGGTCAGACCGTGATCCCGGCAGCCATCCGAGAGCGCTTTGCACTTGGACCCTCCCAGCGGCTGGAGTGGGTCGTGGAGGCCGACGGCTCGATTCGGGTCTTTCCGGTTGCCGCGTCTCCCGTGAAGGCCTTTCGGGGGCAGGGGAAGCTCGGGGGCTCGACCCAGCGCCAGCTGGCCGATCGGCTCGCTGATGCTGCGCTGGAAGCGTGATGACCCGGTTCTGCCTCGACACGTCGGCCTTGCTCACCTTGAGAGATGACGAGCCCGGTGCCGATCAGGTTGAGCAGGCCCTGGTGGGCCCTGTGCGCTGCACGGCCTGTTTCATCACCCGCATGGAGGTCTTGTACCGCGTCTGGAAGGACGAGGGTGAACGGGCCGGCCGACTGGCCTATGAGCAGCTGCAGGCGCTTCCGATCGACTGGCTGGAAGCCAGCGAGCCCCTGCTGATCTCTGCCGCGCAGATCAAGGCCACGCATGCCCTGTCCTTGGCGGATGCCTGGATCGCCGCGGCTGCTCTCCACTGCGGCGCCACCCTGCTGCACAAAGATCCGGAGTTTCAGGCCATCGACGGTCTAGCTCAGGAGTGGCTGGCCTGAGGGAGCAAGGCTGCCCCTGCGGCTCCCTGCAAACCAGCCACAATGCCGTCATGAACCGTTCCGCCGACTGGCTGCACCAGGCGCACGCTGATCTGGGGTCATGGACTGGGCCGATCCTTCCGAGATCTGCCCCCCACCTCCTCTGCCCAGCTAGGGAAAGCCGTGACGGATCTGGAGGACCGTCTTCGCATTCTCGATGCCCTCTACATCC from Synechococcus sp. CBW1107 encodes the following:
- a CDS encoding AbrB/MazE/SpoVT family DNA-binding domain-containing protein, with translation MRSTITSRGQTVIPAAIRERFALGPSQRLEWVVEADGSIRVFPVAASPVKAFRGQGKLGGSTQRQLADRLADAALEA
- a CDS encoding PIN domain-containing protein; protein product: MTRFCLDTSALLTLRDDEPGADQVEQALVGPVRCTACFITRMEVLYRVWKDEGERAGRLAYEQLQALPIDWLEASEPLLISAAQIKATHALSLADAWIAAAALHCGATLLHKDPEFQAIDGLAQEWLA